The Pseudomonadota bacterium genome segment CCCGCGTGGTTGTTCGTGGCGTGCACGGCCTTGCCGGCATCGAAGGTGAGCGTGGCGTTCACCCGTTCTGCGTCGATGTAGCTGTAGGGATAGCCCTCATGCCAGTCAGGATCGTACATGAGGCGATCGATGGCGCTCTGCTGAAGGGCCGAGATGGCGGCGCCGTTGCGCATGCCATGAACCGCCGCTCGGCTCAGCTGGAAGTGCTCGGTCTGCAGCCCGGCATGCAGCATGAGGAAGAGCGTGAGCACGCTGCTCACCAGCGTGACCACGAGGATGTAGGCACGTCTTCGCGCGCGGTGCATCGCCCTCACCACTCATTCTTCCCTGCGTCGATACGGGCGGGAGGAACAGGAACGGGAAGCGGCATCTTCAGCGGTCCGGGATCTCGGAACGTGGAGTTCCACGAGCGATAGAGACGAGTGAATGTGGAGCGGGTGGTCGGTCCCCCCTCGACGCGCGTGTCGTCTCGCCGCGCCGTGATGAAGAGCGCGTACGTCTCGATGGGTTCGTTGTCCGACCAGGTGAGACGGCGATGCAGCACCGTGGGCATGAAGCGCTCGATGTTGCGCGACACCACCTTGGGACCCGCCGTTCGAACCCACCCACCAACGGCGGGCGCCTGGCCGTCACAGAGGGCCACCAGCGAATCCGGGTCAACCGGCGCGTGCACCTCTCCCCCGTCGGCGCGCGCCACGTCGAGCTCTTGCACCAGCCGCTGCCCCGCCCGCTGAAACGTGACCCGCACCGAGGTCCAGACGGGAACCGCGGTGCGGGGGTGAATCTCGAACCGGCCGCTGTGGGGGTCACGAGCACGGGGCAGCGCGATGGCCGTGAGCCCGTGCGCCGGGCTCTCGGGGATCGGCGCGGGCTCGGGCGAGACATCGGCATCGAGCTCCAGGGGCGCAACCGCTCTGCCTTCAGACATCGCCGTCGCCAGGCGCAGATCGCTCTCCGCCACGTCGGCCGCCATCGACACGTCGATGACCTCGCTCTCCATGGTGCGGGTCATCACCTTGTCATTGAGCACACGGAACCGAAGCGAGTCGACGAACATGGTCTCGACGGCGAGAATCACCAGCATGCTCAAGCCGAGCGCCAGCACCGTCTCGAAGAGGCTCATGCCGCGTGACCTGCTCATCGAACCCACACATGCGGTTGCGAGGTGGGCTCCGGCGAAGGCGGAGGCGGGTTGGCCACCAGCGGATACGACACGATGCTGTCGACGACGCTCTCGTCGGGCCCTTGCCGTCCGACCCATCGAACCCGCACCGAGACCTTCCGGATGTACGAAGGTGCAGGCGCGCCAGCCACCGGCGTGTAGCGCGCCGACCAGTGGTACGTGATGCCATCGACCACGCGCACGCCCTCCCGATCGACGGGCAACTTCTCCCCATTCTGCCCCATGGCCGCCTCTCCCAGCAGGTGCTGGGCAATCTCGCGCGCCATCTCGTTCTCGAAGGTGTCCCGGCTTCCTCTCACCGTGGCCACCTGAAGCGAAGCCACGGCCAGGTACACCGCCGCCAGTATCACCACCGAGGCCACGATCTCATACAGCGTGAACCCTCGTGAGGGCGCGCGCCCGGACGTCCTCCCCCTCACGTGATGCTGGCCTGGAGGTTCAAGATGGGCGCGGCCAGGGCGATGACGATGCCGCCCACCACCACGGCTATCATGGTGATGAGCGCGGGTTCGAGCAGCGAGAGCAGCTTCTTGATGCGGCTCTCCGCGCGGGTCGAGGTGATCTCGGCCACCTTGGCGAGCATGACGCCGATCTGCCCCGTCGACTCTCCGGCCCGCACCATGCCGAGGTAGCGATCTTCGAGCAGGTGCTCGCTCTGCATCAGCGTGCTCAGGGGCGTACCCGCGCGCACCCCCTCGCTGAGCCGCCCCAGCCGCTCTGCCAGGACGATGTTGCCGCACGCCGCCGCCGCCAGGCTCACCGCATCGTGGATCTTGATGCCGCGGTCATACAGCAGCCCCAGGGTCTGACAGAACGTGGCCATGGCCAGATCGCGCACCACCGAACCGATGGGACCGAGCCGCAACGTCACCGCGTCGCGCAGGCGCTGCCCCCGTTCTGTTCGCCCGAACGAGATCAGCAGCGGAACCCCGACCACGAGCAGCATCGCGGTGAGGGCGCTGATGGCGGTGCTGTAGCGCCCGAGCATCAAGAAGAAGCGCGTCGGCGCGGGAATAGCCACATTGAGCTGCTCGTAGATGGCGGCGAAGCGCGGCACGACGAATACCACGAGGGCGAACACGATGAGAAAGGCCATGCAGGCCACCACGAACGGGTACGCCGCGGTCTGTGTCACCGTGTTGCGCAGCCCATCGATGCGCTCGAAGTGACGGCTCAGCTGGGACAGGGAGGTGGCCAGCCCTCCGCTCTCCTCTCCGGAGCGAACGAGGGCGGGAAAGATAGCGGGAAACGTGTTCGGACGTCGCTCGAGACACGCCGAGAGCGGGGACCCGGCACGCACCTCTTCAGTGATGTCGCGCAGCTCGCGCATGAACGGCGTGTCGCCGCTGGTGGCATAGCTGCCCAGTGCCGTGGGCAGCGCGATGCCGGCGTCGAGCACCACCGAGAGCTCGTAGGCGAATGCCGCCAGATCCTGCACGCTCGCGCTGGCTCCAGTCGATTTCGCAGACGCCGTCTGCTCGACCTCGATGCGCACCACGATGAGGTCGCGCTGCGCAAGCAGGCGCTGGGCCTCGTCGCGGTCGACGGCCTCGATCACATCGCGGATCACCGCGCCACCTTCAGCGTGTGCCGTGTACGAGAAACGAGCCATCTCTCTCCTTCGGTCTCACCCGCGCGAGGGCGAGGGCGTCAGAAATCCTCGGTGATCTTGATGATCTCCTCGAGGGAGGTCTCCCCCTCGAGCACCTTCACCACGCCGCTGGTGCGCAAGGTGCGAAGACCCGTGCGCAGTGCGGCCTCACGCATCTCGACCAGGCTGGGGGGGCGATCCCGGATCTCGTCGAACAGGGCGCGGGTATCGAGGATCTCGTACACCGCGGTACGACCGCGATATCCGAGGTTGCGGCAAGCGCCGCATCCCCCCGCGCGATACACCGTCACCTGCTCAGGCAGCGTGGCGCGCAGGCGGGGATCGAACATCACCGCCTCGATCTCGGCACGGGTCACGGTGGTGGCCACCCTGCACGACACGCACAGCCGGCGCACCAGGCGCTGCGCGAGCGCCAGGCGCAGGGTGGCCGACACGAGGTACGACGCGAGCCCCATGTCGAGCAGGCGCGTCACCACCGAAAGTGCATCATTGGTGTGGATGGTGCTCAGCACCAGGTGGCCCGTGAGGGCCGCGCGCACCGCGATCTCAGCCGACTCCTTGTCGCGCATCTCGCCGATCATCACCACGTCCGGATCGTGACGCAAGATGGAGCGCAGGCCTGTTGCGAAGCTGTATCCGATGTCGGGACGCACCGCCGACTGGCACACCCCCACCATCTTGTACTCGACCGGATCTTCCACGGTGATCACCTTGCGATCGGTGGTGGCGATCTCCTTGAGCGCGGCGTACAGCGTGGTCGACTTTCCGGATCCGGTGGGTCCGGACACGAGGACCATGCCGTTGGGACTGGCCACGGCCTTCTCGAACAGGCCCAGCAGGTCGGCGGGAAACCCGAGCTTGCGGATGTCGAGCACCACGTTCGACTTGTCGAGGATGCGCAGCACCACCCCTTCGCCAGCGGCAAAGGGCATGGTCGAGACGCGGAACTCGGCCACGCGATCGCCATGCCGAAAGGTGAGACGGCCGTCTTGTGGCACGCGGGTCTCGGTGACGTCTAGGTTCGAGAGCACCTTCACGCGGGCGATGATGGCGTCGTGCATGGCGCGGGGCGGACCATCGTAGGCGTGGAGCACGCCGTCGATGCGGTAGCGCAGCGACGAATGGTTCGGATACGGCTCGAGGTGGATGTCACTCGCGCCCAGGGCCATCCCCTGCTGCAGCAGATAGCGCACAAGTCGCACCACCGGCGCGTCCGGATCTTCGACGGCGGCGGCGGCGACCGGTCCGCCAGCCTGCTGACCCACATCGCTGATGAGCGCACCGATGGCCTGCGAGAGCTGCTCGGTCGACTCATAGGCACGTCGCACCGCCTGCTCGATCTCGCTCTTGAGCGCCACCGCCGGCGCCACGCGAAGGCCGGTCTCCATCTCGAGGGCGGCGATGGTGTCGAGATCCCACGGGTCGGCCATGGCCACCCGCAGCACCCAGCCATCGATGTCGTACGGCAGCATCGCGCGCTCGCGGCACGCGTCGGCGGTGCGCAGCCCAAGCGCTTTCGGGGCGGGTTCGATGGTGTCGAGCGCCACCTGGGGCAGCCCGTACAGCGTCTCGAGCAACGAACGCATCTCATCGGCGGTGACCAGACCCGCATCAACGGCCTGCTGGGGAAGCGCGGCCAGCGGATAGGGGCCCGGTTCAAGAGAGACGCGAGACATCGCGGGGTGGGCACGAAGCGTGGTGAGCAGCGGATGGGTGTCGAGCAGCACGTGAACGCCCCCTCAATCGACGCCGGTCAGCGAGAGGCCACACGCCACCTCGCCGCCGGCCGTCTGCAGCCGCGACTTCTCGAGGGTCACCACCGGCAGCGAGAGCTCGCGCTCGAGTGCCTCGACCAGCGGCGCTCGACCGGCGTGCCGCCCGCTCAGCACGAGATCGACGGGCGTGATCTCGCACGAGAGGGTGCGCAGCCGGAGCCATGTCACCGCAGAATGGACCTGCCTGGCGATGAGGGAGAGGGTGACCGCGTCTTCGAAGGCCGGATCG includes the following:
- a CDS encoding type II secretion system F family protein, which encodes MARFSYTAHAEGGAVIRDVIEAVDRDEAQRLLAQRDLIVVRIEVEQTASAKSTGASASVQDLAAFAYELSVVLDAGIALPTALGSYATSGDTPFMRELRDITEEVRAGSPLSACLERRPNTFPAIFPALVRSGEESGGLATSLSQLSRHFERIDGLRNTVTQTAAYPFVVACMAFLIVFALVVFVVPRFAAIYEQLNVAIPAPTRFFLMLGRYSTAISALTAMLLVVGVPLLISFGRTERGQRLRDAVTLRLGPIGSVVRDLAMATFCQTLGLLYDRGIKIHDAVSLAAAACGNIVLAERLGRLSEGVRAGTPLSTLMQSEHLLEDRYLGMVRAGESTGQIGVMLAKVAEITSTRAESRIKKLLSLLEPALITMIAVVVGGIVIALAAPILNLQASIT
- a CDS encoding type II/IV secretion system protein; this translates as MLLDTHPLLTTLRAHPAMSRVSLEPGPYPLAALPQQAVDAGLVTADEMRSLLETLYGLPQVALDTIEPAPKALGLRTADACRERAMLPYDIDGWVLRVAMADPWDLDTIAALEMETGLRVAPAVALKSEIEQAVRRAYESTEQLSQAIGALISDVGQQAGGPVAAAAVEDPDAPVVRLVRYLLQQGMALGASDIHLEPYPNHSSLRYRIDGVLHAYDGPPRAMHDAIIARVKVLSNLDVTETRVPQDGRLTFRHGDRVAEFRVSTMPFAAGEGVVLRILDKSNVVLDIRKLGFPADLLGLFEKAVASPNGMVLVSGPTGSGKSTTLYAALKEIATTDRKVITVEDPVEYKMVGVCQSAVRPDIGYSFATGLRSILRHDPDVVMIGEMRDKESAEIAVRAALTGHLVLSTIHTNDALSVVTRLLDMGLASYLVSATLRLALAQRLVRRLCVSCRVATTVTRAEIEAVMFDPRLRATLPEQVTVYRAGGCGACRNLGYRGRTAVYEILDTRALFDEIRDRPPSLVEMREAALRTGLRTLRTSGVVKVLEGETSLEEIIKITEDF